The Chlamydiota bacterium region ACAAAAGAACTTCCAAGCTGTGGATTTGTCACGGCATATCAAGAATTAGATCTCAAACAGATTTTAACTAGCTAAGATGATTAGTTACTGACTAAAGTTTAGAAAAGAAACTTTTGAGGTTATCCATAAAGCTTTTTTTCTTAGGAAAATTTGTCGCTGTTTCTGTCGCAAGAAATGTTTTTAAAAGTTCTTGTTGTTTTGGCGTTAAGTTTTGCGGTGTTTCAACAATAACTTTAATGAGCAAATCTCCTTTACCACTTCGATTTAAATGAGGCGCACCTTCGTGACGCACACGGAAAATTTTACCCGATTGTGTCCCTTCAGGAATGGTGATTTTTGTGTTTGTTTTACCCAAAGAAGGGACTTCTTTTTTCACGCCCAAAGAAGCTTCTGCTAAGGAAATAGGCAGCTCGACAATGAGATCATCTCCATTGCGCACAAAAACATTATGCGGTTTGACTTGGATAAAGACATACAAATCTCCAGGAGGACCGCCATTTTCTCCAGCATCTCCATATCCGCGCATTTTTAAGCGCATATCATTATCGACACCTGGAGGAATACTAATTTTTACACGCTGTCTTTTTTGAATCACGCCCTGTCCTTTGCAATCGGGGCAAGGGTTTGCAATCATCTCACCGTTTCCATGACATTGTGGACATGGGGAAGACATGGAGAAAAAACCACGTGACTGGAAGACTTGCCCAGAACCTGAGCATGTTTGACATGTCTTAATATCCGACTTGGATTTCGCTCTTTGGCCATGGCATCCTTCACATGTGGCTAAACTTGTCAGCTGAATTTCTTTTGTTGAACCAAAAATGGCTTCTTCAAAGGAGATATTAAGACGTGTTTTTTTGGAAGCTCCTTGCATGGGCTGCCGGCGTCCTTGCTCAAACCCGCTTCCTCCAAAAAACGACTCAAAAATGGTACCTCCGCCGCCTCCTCCTCCACCAAAGGCATCCATAAAGGTGCGTAAAGCTTCATCCATGGACGAAAACCCACCACCACCACCACCAAATCCACCAGCTCCTGCAAGTCCTTCTTTTCCATACTGGTCGTACATGCGGCGTTTTTGCTCATCTTTGAGCACTTCGTAAGCCTCAGAAATTTCTTTGAATTTGGCCTCTGCCTTAGGGTCGCCTGGATTCTTGTCAGGGTGGTACTTGACCGCTTTTTTACGGTAAGCCTTCTTGATTTCTTCTTGAGTGGCATTTTTTTCGATGCCTAGGGTTTGATAATATTCGCTCATATGACACTTATTTTAAAAAAAAAGCACCTATTCGTCAACGAAATTAGCACTAAAGATTCAGAAGTGCTAATTTATTTTTTTGATTATTTTTTATGTTTGAGGGCGTTTTTAGATTTTAGACGTTTTTTGACAGAGGGCTTGTCATAGTAACGATGATTTTTGACTGCTTTCATGACGCCTTCTCTATCAAGTTTTTTTTTGAGAGCTCTAAGAGCCTTATCGAGGGGTTCTCCCATTCTAACTTTAACTTGTGACATGGATCTCCTTTTTTAAATCTGCTCCTATGTTACTAGAACCCTTGATTTTTATCAAGAGAGACATTGATGAATTTGTGAGCATTCCATATCAAGACTTGGACAAATCCTTTTCATATCTTCTATTGAGGGTGTTTTTAGATGTGCTGGGATCCAAAGTCTTATTTGTTCTAAATTTGTGAGTTTTTTAAGTGATTCAATCACATTTTCATTGATAGAAGCCGTTGTTTTGAGTGTTAAAGATTGAAGGTTTGGACATCTGTCACAAAGAACTGCAAAATCATTCATAGTGA contains the following coding sequences:
- the dnaJ gene encoding Chaperone protein DnaJ yields the protein MSEYYQTLGIEKNATQEEIKKAYRKKAVKYHPDKNPGDPKAEAKFKEISEAYEVLKDEQKRRMYDQYGKEGLAGAGGFGGGGGGFSSMDEALRTFMDAFGGGGGGGGTIFESFFGGSGFEQGRRQPMQGASKKTRLNISFEEAIFGSTKEIQLTSLATCEGCHGQRAKSKSDIKTCQTCSGSGQVFQSRGFFSMSSPCPQCHGNGEMIANPCPDCKGQGVIQKRQRVKISIPPGVDNDMRLKMRGYGDAGENGGPPGDLYVFIQVKPHNVFVRNGDDLIVELPISLAEASLGVKKEVPSLGKTNTKITIPEGTQSGKIFRVRHEGAPHLNRSGKGDLLIKVIVETPQNLTPKQQELLKTFLATETATNFPKKKSFMDNLKSFFSKL
- the rpsU gene encoding 30S ribosomal protein S21 — translated: MSQVKVRMGEPLDKALRALKKKLDREGVMKAVKNHRYYDKPSVKKRLKSKNALKHKK